The Plasmodium cynomolgi strain B DNA, chromosome 13, whole genome shotgun sequence DNA segment TtagtggggggggaagcggcccATACAAACTTTTCCACGTCACCGCATCATCGTACCATCGTACCATCGTACCATCGTATCATCGCATCATCGTATCATCGCATCATCGTATCACCGCATCATCGTATCACCGCATCATCGTATCACCGCTTTTTCACCCCTCCACTTCTCCACCTCTCCACTTCTGCACCCCTCCACTTCTGCACCTCCCTAAAGCACGCGCAGCGGCCCCGCCTGGGGCACGGCCACCTGCAGTACTCTGCCGGAAGCTGCCCTGAAAATTCTGTCAAAGATGGAGAGGCTGCCCTCATCGACGCACTTTAAATTTACAATCGAAATTAAAATTCCCACAGCCTGCTGTTCTATGGCTAGCTCTTCTGCTTGtctcaaaaaaaggaaaaaatttctcatCACCAATTTAGTCTGTTCTTCTTTAATCTCCACTCCCTCGTATGagatgttaatatatttgagGAAGTCCCCTTGGTGACATTCAAAAGAGCTACCGATGTCTAGAAGGACGCACTTCGCCAAGCAGATTCTCGAAATTGGGTTTTTACTTGCTGACCCACTTTGATCTCCTCCATCCGGCGTACAGTCCAGTAGGTACGTCGGAACAACCGGGCTGTAGTGCGTGAGCAGCAGGCCCGGACTCACCTCATTCTGCGCCTCCTCCTCTGCAGTGTTCCCAGTTAAGCAGCTGGAAAGGCAATTGTTCAGAGCGCCCTTCAGTGACCCGTTGAGCGCGTCGTTTAGTGACCCCTTCAGCGCGCCGTTTAATGACCCATCCAGCGCTCCGTTTAATGACCCGTTTAGTGCGTCCTTCGATTGGGCGCCCACTTGGCCACCTTCCCCCCCGCGAAAAATGGCCACATTTTCAAACTTGATCTTTTCGTACAAGTCGACCTGTATGTCTCTGAGCAGGGGTGATGATCTGAGGGCCTCCTCGATCTGCTCCTTCGTGTACTTTCCCCTCCGATAAATTCGGATACCATAgtgatataaatttttatacttgAGGATTTTTTCCAACAGGGGGGAGGGTTCGCTCATCCTAGGCAATTCACCTCCCATTCCTGACACCTCGTCCTCCACTCCTTTCCCCCGCACAATGGCCTCAAACAGACCTTTCAACCTGTCGTAAACCTCCACATCCGTCTCCGACGCGGGTATTCCCGTGACTCTGCGCAAAAATTCCATTTCGTCTAAGCATTCCTTTTCGTATTCCTCATCGGTGGTGACTTCTTCTAATTGGGGCAGCTCCTCTGGTTGAATCTCCTCACACGTTTGATCCCCTCCTCTCAGCTGAACCGACTTGCCACCCCCAGCCCTCCTATACTTGACCAGCTTCAAAACAGTAGACTCAATTCCTATGTCACACTGTCCATCGTCAAAGATGAGAATATTctctttttcaaattctttaaaaacaTGAGCCGAAGTGGTAGGACTGATATGTTGAAATTTGTTTGCTGACGGAGCTGCGATTGGTACTTGGCTCACTTTCATAATTTCCATAGCGATGTTATTCCTTGGTACTCTTACAGCGCAGAACCCTGTGTGAGCTGTGAGGATTAAAGgcacctccttttttgctttggcAATTATTGACAAAGGACCAGgccaaaaataattacttaatgtatatataataaatttctcGAATACGTTCACATGGTACAGTTGGTCAAACGCTTGGTTTATGTCATACACATGAGAGATGATGGGATCACTTACGGGTCTGTTCTTCatctgaaatatattttttagcgATTTCTCGCTGAGTGAGTTCCCTCCTAATCCGTATACCGTTTCGGTAGGCATTCCAACCAGGCAGTCCGCTTGAATGTGAGCTTTTAACCTTCCCCTCAATTGGTCATTGTGTAACAAATCCGATCCTTTGATTATTTCCGCCATCGGGGAGGTCTccctatttatttttgacgAACCAGTATGGCGTTGTCTTAGCTAAAGAGAGGGTCGCAGGTGGTGGTGGTGATGGTAGTGGTAGTGGTAGTGGCAGATGGCAGTGGCAGGTGGTAGTGGCAGTGGTAGTGGTAGTGGCAGGTGGTAGTGGAAGGTCCCAGATAGCCTCCTTAATGCTGTCACTCCTTTGTATTGCTTATCACTGCGCGTTTAAAAACACGGCCATCCGAATTAtgcatcaattttttgtaaactgTAGTGGGGGGGCTGGCTCTTGTGCCACTTCTCCGCACGGGATGACTATGCAGGGGAGGGTGGCCCGCTCAGTTGGTCGCCCGCTCAGTTGGTCGCCCGCTCAGTTGGTCACCCATTCAGTTGGTCACCCATTCAGTTGGTCGTTCTCTATTTCCTTGTTTTACCACCGCGGTTGCGATTGTTTcatctttcccctttttaacctTATGAGGGCACTCTCTCGCGGAAAATATGCTCTATACCACCCCTAAACGGAGATTACATCGAAGATGCAGTGAAATGGGTGATCGATCCATTCGTACACGTCATGCCACGTCACCCGAGTGATTTGCTCCTCTTTCGTGCATAAGTGGGtctcatttaaaaaagaaaaaaaaattacttttacATATCGTGGTGAGGGAACGGTCCAGCATAGCAtcgtggagaaaaaaaaaaaacagttcaCTTAGTTTCCATCACGCAAATATGCTCCCTGCACAAATCCAAAGAGGATGCAAagtttgaaaagaaaaaaaaatccagccACATGCTCCCAAGTGTATTCCAATTAGAGGCAACAATGGGTGAGGCTGTACGAATGAGGGAGGCCCCTCCACGGTCACAACGTTTCTGAGACGATAGCGTTAAAACGGCCATCGCCGCCAAGGTGGTCAACAAGGTTTAACGCCCCCAACGTTGTTCCCGCCGCCACCGCCGCTACCGCCACTACTGCCTGTACCAGCACTACCGCTGGTAGCTTTGCCCCTCGGAGGCCCAAATGGACCAGGCAAAAAACGTGGCCACAAACGATGGGAAGGAAAAGTCCTCCATCCCCTCCAACAGCGGCAGCTGGTACTACCCATCCAGGAATCAGTTCTATCGTACAACTCGGAAAAAAGGTTATTACCTACCCTCAGCTTCAAAACGGGCTACTTGTTTTGTTCCCTTACTGCGAAGGGGATATCCACCACGGGGCTGCCCACACGAAAGGCGCTTCTAAACGAGCAGTACCCTCCCGAACGGGCAAcacttttgcatatacacactACTCCTTGCGCGCAGGGTACAGCTACTCCAAGGAGGAATTAGACGTGGCGCTTAAAATTCACAATGCAGTTAATGAGGAAACGTGGAAACGaataatgaagaaggaacaaaaatatttcgacCTTTGCAAAGAGCAGAAGCTAATCAGATTTATTGGACTCCCAAACAAGCTGTCCCTCAAAGCCTTCATGCTTACCCTCATGGGGTACAGCAAGCCCTTTGATCGACATGACTGGTACATTGACAGATGCGGGAATACCATCAAGTGAGTAGAGAAGGAGCaggagggcaaaaaaaagaaaaaaaaaaaaaaaaaaaaaaacgggacgTTCTACAAATTGGTGTACCACGAATAATTGGACACAACTAGGGTCTCTACCTCACCGTTCGTGGACATGTCTCCCTGAAACGCCTGCTTAAGATTTGCACCGAGTTGGTAGCCACCGCTATCTGTGTGCCCCCGTTACACCCATTTATACGCACTTATAACAACTGTCTATTCCTACCCCTATACCCCATCCTCTCAGATACATCATAGACTACTATGACGGGAAGAGTGACGAGCGAGCTCCTGTTTCTATTTTCATCGACGCAAGACCCCAGTTCAGCCTGGACAACACGATCGATTATTTGAAAATGGTGTACATTAAAATGAGTAGATATTTCTTTTAGCAGGGTGGAGGTCCACCCCGTGACGCGTTCCCATGCGTATGCACATGGACTCGTGTGGGGATAGCTATATGTATAGGTATGTAGATTCGCGTGTGTATAGATATGTAGATTCGCGTGTGTATAGGTATTTGTATTCCCTTGTGGATGCCCATATGGACGTGTTGCTCCACCCCGTGGTGAGATTTATCGAGCGAAAAACTCAAAAAGACGATAGAGCGAgggtgtatttttttggggcCAAAATATAATAACCCCATCAGGATTACTTTCTGCGCATCACCCTTTATGCAGAGTGTTCGCCATGGCAATTTTATCTCACTTGGTGACATGAAGAGGGCCCATTTGTACATCGAATAGACTAGCCCATTGGTACTACCCACAGGGTATACCCGTCTTCCCCTGCCCTATCCCCCATTCtgtttgcccattttgtttccccattATGTTTGCCCATTAtgtttgcccattttgtttcccccctctgtttcccccttctgcgTCGCCCCACTCCGCTGATACCCCTCCTGTCCAACCCCGCAAAGTTtacttttccaaaatgaagcTGCAAGATTTACCGCTCATAAATTAACAGTTTTGTTAAGGTGAAGTgtaattacttattttattaaagaaaaaaaaaaaagagagaaaaaaaggagaaacgtgaaaagagaaaagagagagaaaaaggagggagCAAAGctgagaaaaggaaaaacgaaggAGCAGGAAAACAGTTCAAATATGTAAATTACATttatatgatgaaaaaaaaaggggattaaaaaaaggggaaaaacgcgCACTCTGCATTTGTGCACTATACATGTTTATAAAATTGCACACGTGTGAATAAAAGAATCATGGGATTTGTGAAAACATCGACATGTGAAAACATAGACCTGTGAAAACATCGACATGTGAAAACATCGACCTGTGAAAACATCGACATGTGAAAACATCGACATGTGAAAACATCGACCTGTCAAAACATCGATCTGCTTAAACAATTGGTTGAATGCACATAGGTTCAGTTGCCAGTGGACACATATGAGGCATGGGCGCGCGTGGTATACGCATGCGGGTGGTTGCGCATGTGCGTAGGTCCGTCCGTGTGTGCGTGCGCCGCAAGTAAACGCGCATGTATGCATGGATGTAAGTTCGTATATACACAACACATACgttttatgcatatatatttttacacttgTGCgacctccccctccccctgaATGGactcgttaaaaaaaaaaaaaaaaacaaggtgcgaaaaaatgtacttaaCGCAAAACTACTACCTATAAAGAATTCACACGGGGGGAGAAataacgaaatgaaaaataggGGAGCTAAACactttaataattttttttttttttaaacgccgcttcgcttttttttcccattttgcgtcCTCCACTGGCACAAATGGGTCTCTTCAACGTGAACTGTAAGCAGCGTGCAGGAGGACAAGCGCAAACGCTGTTCTACAGCCCCTCAGACGTAAGCGGTTTCTCCTCTCTCGCAAATGTAAAGTATATGCGCTCTtgcatgtgtacgtatgtagATGCGTGAAGGAACAAACGTGTGGTCATATATCCGCCTGCATGCGAAGCATAAGCGCACGTAGGTTTGAGCAACACACACGGGCTTGCCCATCGAGCGTATGCTTTGGTAGGGGACTCCGATGGCACGTTTGGTACAGTTGGCTCATTTGGCTCACTTCGATAACTTCTACCACTTCGATCACTTCGATCACTTCTACCACTTCGATCACTTCGATCACTTCTACCACTTCGATCACTTCTACCACTTCTACCACTTCGAGCGCGAAAACGGGAAGCATGTTGGGGAGGAAACACCTTAGCACATTGCCCACCCGCCCATATACGCGCTTTCTCACCGCGCGGGTGGTTACACATCTCCCTGCACGCGGCGCGTACTCATACTTACGGCGCGCTGAATCAGGAAGTCAGAGCCTCCTCATTGCTCTTAGCGGCATCATCCTCATCTTCCTCATTATCGTCATACTCATTCGTATCGACATTGCTATTTTCATCATTGTATGCACTGTTGTTACTTTCGTAGCTGTTATAGTTGCTATTATTTTCGCTGCTACTGTAGCTGCTGTCCACATCACTCACAATGCTGTTACTTTCGCTTTCGATTATAATGCCCAAGTAGTAATCAACAGCATAAGGAATAATCCTTTCCTTAATGGTTAAGGCCACTTCATAATCTCCTTCTATAATCATCTCCAACTGAGCTACTTCATGTTTACTTAATTGCTTTATAACATTAGAATTGGGAACTTTATggcttgtaaaaaaaagaaaaaagctaTCTCTGTTAACTGTTTGCTGGACTGTCTTCACTTCTCTTGAATTTTTgttatgttgttttttaacgacgtttttttttaagatatttttattgtcaaACCAATCGATAACAGTTGCCTCCGTGTGTAACAACACTGGCTCATTATCACAATCTACACATTTCATATGATACGTTTTGGTCAAAACAGAGTTGCTAAAAAACGGATTGGATGCAAAGtgaaaggataaaataaatccttcttttttttccttatttttttttatataatcacATCGAATATCATTTAGGTACACtaatatttcttcatcgtGATCCTCTATAACATGACTCACTGTGTTGTTGTTCCTCAATGCTCTTAACCAAAATTCAGGCAGATTTGGAGTAccaatttttgcttccccatttCCTACCAAAGCTTCTCTCCTCTTATCATAAATCGGCCCATACAAATCGTGGTACTTCTGccttaacaaaaataactcGTACTCAAACTTCGACTCGTAATCATAATACTCCTTCTGGTACagtttcagtttttttagCGTTTCCTTTTGTTCCTCCGTCAAATCGGTCATCTTTTCATCATCTATaagataaggaaaaaaaaaaaaaaaaaaaaataaataataaatgggTTAAACCAGTAACAACCAATACACCCTTGTGTTGTCTGCAAATGGCGCAAAACATGAGAGAAATGTGTTCCTCCACGAGGTTATCTCAACCATATCACTTCGTCACCTTACGAATACGTGTCTAATTTtacctatttttatgctttccaGAAGCGACgatatttccttttcctcttcgGGGGGGATTGGCTACAcggtgtgcaaaaaaaaaaaaaaaaatacattaacgAGTCAGCTAAAAATATTAACgagagggcaaaaaaaaaatatgaacacatCAGCTAAAAACATTAACGAGTTAGCTAATTTTCCGCTCAAACGCAGTTCCGCCTGCACAGGGTAGGCGCCTTTCAGTGCATATTcataacgtaaaaaaaaaaaaaaatcaatcaAATCGAGCACCACGGAAAAGAGCTAATCTGCAGACAGGTGTACGTGCATTTCGACAAGAGCAACATGGAGAAGGCCATGCCTACATACACACGCACATGTCGTACGTATGCTCAACCCTCAAGATAACAGTATACACGAGAACAAATGGTAGAAGGGCAATTACGCCGTTTCACACAGGCTGGAAAAGCTAcccacatacatacacatgatACTGGGCATATCTTTTACACAGAAAACATATACACCGCAAAATTCGGAGAAACGCATCTTCTccttaaatttgttaattacCTGGTTATTCTCTGTGGTTGCCATTTTGTACGATTGGTTTTGCTTCCTCACTCTTACGTACGAATATGTGTTTGCTTTACTTTGTTTCAAGTGGCTTCTCTTCGTTATGCAGTTGCGATATGTATATTATGCCTTTTTATATACGTTCCTTTTTGCCGCTTTTCTGTATTTGtttgtggatttttttttttttcttttttttttgaggagcGGGTGGTATCGTTATGATAcataaaatgtgaatattAACTACGTGACACAATAAACGCTTTTACataattcatatttatttatataaaaaaaggaagagggaaaggaaaggggCATGTAAAGAGGGGAAACACTTATCTTTTTAAGGCGCGTAAAAAAGCACAATTTacatggcaaaaaaaaggggaaaaaaaatgtttacatAGTAATGTACGTATAAATACGCGTAGGCTATACAATACTGTACATGTTTTacaaaatgcttttttttttacccgcTAAGGCATGTACGCACAAATCCGCAAGAACAGAGAAATGATAAACcttggaaaaatgaaaagggaaaaattaaaaaaagaaaaaaaaaacaagtgaATAAACTGAAATGACACGAAATGATACCAAATGACGCGAAATGAAGCGCATTGACGCAAAATGATAATACAAAGTGACGAAAAATGGCGCGAAATGTGGGGCATGCGCATAAGGAATTGCATACACGGTGACCCTCGTGATTTATGTACGATGCGATGGGATGTCACCAAGCTGACTTTTCACTTTGTGTTATGTAGCCCCCATACCCATTTGGagctattcatttttttactccgCCAAGTAAAGGTGCGAGGTAGGGggggggcataaaaaattcttcacatATAACGTACACGGTTAATgtgaatacatatatacacgaataaaaatgtgctgaatttttttgtcgcACTTTTGGGGAGTCCTTATCGCCACAAGTATATGATTGCGAAATAGCATCTCCCACAAGGAGAAGGTTAACAATTGCACCTTTTGCGTGCGGCGTGTATGCAAATACATAACGCAAGAGCTGTGCATGCCGCCCGCTAACTTCATATGcgtgtaaa contains these protein-coding regions:
- a CDS encoding nucleosome assembly protein 1 (putative), which produces MATTENNQPIPPEEEKEISSLLESIKIDDEKMTDLTEEQKETLKKLKLYQKEYYDYESKFEYELFLLRQKYHDLYGPIYDKRREALVGNGEAKIGTPNLPEFWLRALRNNNTVSHVIEDHDEEILVYLNDIRCDYIKKNKEKKEGFILSFHFASNPFFSNSVLTKTYHMKCVDCDNEPVLLHTEATVIDWFDNKNILKKNVVKKQHNKNSREVKTVQQTVNRDSFFLFFTSHKVPNSNVIKQLSKHEVAQLEMIIEGDYEVALTIKERIIPYAVDYYLGIIIESESNSIVSDVDSSYSSSENNSNYNSYESNNSAYNDENSNVDTNEYDDNEEDEDDAAKSNEEALTS
- a CDS encoding dsRNA binding protein (putative); its protein translation is LRQRHTGSSKINRETSPMAEIIKGSDLLHNDQLRGRLKAHIQADCLVGMPTETVYGLGGNSLSEKSLKNIFQMKNRPVSDPIISHVYDINQAFDQLYHVNVFEKFIIYTLSNYFWPGPLSIIAKAKKEVPLILTAHTGFCAVRVPRNNIAMEIMKVSQVPIAAPSANKFQHISPTTSAHVFKEFEKENILIFDDGQCDIGIESTVLKLVKYRRAGGGKSVQLRGGDQTCEEIQPEELPQLEEVTTDEEYEKECLDEMEFLRRVTGIPASETDVEVYDRLKGLFEAIVRGKGVEDEVSGMGGELPRMSEPSPLLEKILKYKNLYHYGIRIYRRGKYTKEQIEEALRSSPLLRDIQVDLYEKIKFENVAIFRGGEGGQVGAQSKDALNGSLNGALDGSLNGALKGSLNDALNGSLKGALNNCLSSCLTGNTAEEEAQNEVSPGLLLTHYSPVVPTYLLDCTPDGGDQSGSASKNPISRICLAKCVLLDIGSSFECHQGDFLKYINISYEGVEIKEEQTKLVMRNFFLFLRQAEELAIEQQAVGILISIVNLKCVDEGSLSIFDRIFRAASGRVLQVAVPQAGPLRVL
- a CDS encoding cytochrome c1 heme lyase (putative); this translates as MDQAKNVATNDGKEKSSIPSNSGSWYYPSRNQFYRTTRKKGYSYSKEELDVALKIHNAVNEETWKRIMKKEQKYFDLCKEQKLIRFIGLPNKLSLKAFMLTLMGYSKPFDRHDWYIDRCGNTIKYIIDYYDGKSDERAPVSIFIDARPQFSLDNTIDYLKMVYIKMSRYFF